In the Mercenaria mercenaria strain notata unplaced genomic scaffold, MADL_Memer_1 contig_4012, whole genome shotgun sequence genome, one interval contains:
- the LOC128553588 gene encoding netrin receptor UNC5B-like, whose translation MATEYINESFTGNDSITEKGIAKETDIKTDVYESLQKTKECELYQTLEKSKTNQDVDTKRCKAISQKKIIYVLLIFLSATVIVTLIGVIILFASTTKTDGSWESWQMWTNCSAVCGGGFRTRSRTCSNPTPPPFGRYCQGNPIDIESCENDNC comes from the exons ATGGCTactgaatatataaatgaaagttttACAGGAAATGACAGTATAACAGAAAAGGGCATTGCCAAAGAAACGGATATAAAAACTGATGTGTACGAATCGTTACAGAAAACTAAAGAATGCGAGTTATATCAGACATTAGAAAAGAGTAAAACAAATCAGGATGTTGACACCAAGCGATGTAAAGCTATTTCACAGaagaaaataatatatgttttactgATTTTCCTGTCGGCTACAGTCATTGTGACACTTATTGGCGTTATCATTCTATTCGCTTCTACTACTAAAACAG ATGGAAGCTGGGAAAGCTGGCAGATGTGGACTAACTGCAGTGCTGTCTGCGGTGGTGGTTTCAGAACAAGGTCAAGGACTTGTTCAAATCCAACACCGCCTCCTTTTGGCAGATATTGTCAAGGAAACCCCATTGATATCGAGTCGTGTGAAAACGACAATTGTG